Proteins encoded by one window of Halichondria panicea chromosome 8, odHalPani1.1, whole genome shotgun sequence:
- the LOC135339807 gene encoding uncharacterized protein LOC135339807: protein MLKVAVAVFALVAVCYAQPPEPIKPPTIPETFMTDFMVHRRDHEGEYMGKGTWERDFMKGMARERAEFMNRNATFEEERLELFEEHMSYSILKNSTGTFCREHDIPQNEMIQKMWDWVNSDEAHGDKHKDERTGEMVDRWSINMPQSFGRLQLFVDEKDLTVPIALIRESRGVEEDVRFTNFKAMEPPASDFVPPPACK, encoded by the exons ATGCTCAAGGTTGCAGTTGCTGTTTTTGCCCTCGTAGCTGTGTGCTATGCACAGCCACCAGAACCTATAAAACCTCCAACGATCCCTGAGACATTCATGACTGAT TTCATGGTTCACAGGAGAGATCATGAGGGAGAGTATATGGGCAAAG GTACTTGGGAACGTGACTTCATGAAGGGAATGGCACGAGAGAGGGCCGAGTTCATGAACAGGAATGCTACATTTGAAGAAGAACGCCTGGAGCTCTTCGAAGAGCACATGAGCTACAGCATTTTGAA GAACAGCACAGGCACCTTCTGTAGGGAGCACGATATTCCACAGAATGAAATGATTCAGAAGATGTGGGACTGGGTAAACTCAGACGAGGCTCATGGAGATAAACACAAGGACGAACGTACTGGCGAAATGGTAGACCGATGGAGTATTAACATG CCGCAAAGTTTCGGCAGACTCCAGCTTTTTGTGGACGAAAAGGATCTAACAGTTCCCATTGCTTTGATAAGAGAGTCAAGGGGAGTAGAAGAGGATGTGAGATTTACTAACTTCAAAGCCATGGAGCCTCCTGCGTCCGACTTTGTTCCCCCTCCTGCTTGCAAGTAG
- the LOC135339798 gene encoding SREBP regulating gene protein-like produces the protein MALPFPKPLVRVRLWIGLITLSGIMVLYLYLKRSEANVSEETPSELPVFQWIPIHNITQLEECRNSQQGHTLIVDELGYVCSPGNVESSGCCKDRSLRFECSRCKSDCCSVYEHCVSCCLHPDKQPLLRSILRRSTVNYHPLYSSLKDQFELCLAKCRTSSQSVQHENTYRDPGMKYCYGTDTSSLLPESVQHENTYRDPGMKYCYGTDTSSLLPEVP, from the exons ATGGCTCTACCTTTTCCTAAGCCACTGGTTAGAGTAAGATTATGGATTGGGCTCATCACACTGTCTGGTATAATGGTACTCTATTTGTACCTGAAGAGATCAGAA GCAAACGTATCCGAAGAGACCCCTAGTGAACTCCCTGTGTTCCAGTGGATTCCTATTCATAATATCACTCAATTGGAAGAATGCAGAAACTCACAACAGGGTCACACACTCATTGTAGATGAATTAG GTTATGTATGTTCTCCGGGAAATGTGGAGTCGTCTGGCTGCTGTAAAGATAGATCATTACGTTTTGAGTGTAGTAGATGTAAGAGTGATTGTTGCTCCGTATACGAACACTGTGTGTCATGTTGTCTCCATCCTGACAAGCAGCCGTTGCTACGCAGCATATTAAGAAGAAGCACTGTCAACTATCACCCTCTCTACTCCTCTCTCAAGGATCAGTTTGAACTGTGTCTGGCAAAGTGTCGAACATCCTCACAG agtgtccAACATGAGAATACCTACAGAGATCCTGGGATGAAGTATTGTTATGGAACAGACACTTCAAGCTTATTGCCTGAG agtgtccAACATGAGAATACCTACAGAGATCCTGGGATGAAGTATTGTTATGGAACAGACACTTCCAGCTTATTACCTGAAGTACCTTAG
- the LOC135339703 gene encoding RING finger and transmembrane domain-containing protein 2-like, with translation MATGDWNMGTKIEMEPLSCCEDSANNVGTSRLNIRSHTRSQSWTNPPVGQANFTSSLTSIYSVSPLATVFREFFMRSGGQSNHTPNRRENHLNRTFSETSLPRQQVIHSRGNTPPPQEHRTLEGASISEDLPGRTNEEVIQDNVEQPTIGVEISEGVRWMERNAVFIVIVLIKFSFYHRAGLSLILGMIVTFCHCNQIIRKQVSLKTKRQPFILIFTALFLAGNICVVYYTFWDKHLYNCLYFIPPLYTLDFISLLWSIWVTDFIVRFATMGLKALVAAFFVRFLPNNKKRIIYMLLEYFSQFYRNIIPAPLWVRYLSDKQPSGVVFAVIITATYLMIKGVIIFFSIRDLYQAIVSLIRYKLYDRVRCRDQLLESGNNVCPICQEDVFKPVYLKCKHVFCEDCVLQWLDRQNSCPLCRATVPNHNPKWRDGSTSTWPQLF, from the exons ATGGCAACAGGTGACTGGAATATGGGTACTAAGATAGAAATGGAACCACTCTCTTGTTGTGAAGACAGTGCTAACAATGTTGGAACCTCACGATTAAATATCCGCTCACACACTCGAAGTCAGTCATGGACAAATCCCCCAGTGGGACAAGCCAATTTTACCTCAAGTCTAACATCCATATATTCCGTATCACCGTTAGCTACGGTGTTTCGAGAATTTTTTATGAGATCTGGGGGTCAATCTAATCACACACCCAATCGTAGAGAGAATCATTTGAACAGAACATTTTCAGAGACCTCTCTGCCACGGCAACAAGTTATTCACAGTCGGGGGAACACACCACCTCCGCAAGAACACAGAACTTTAGAAGGTGCCAGTATAAGTGAAGATCTTCCGGGGCGAACCAACGAAGAAGTGATTCAAGATAATGTGGAGCAGCCTACTATAGGAGTTGAGATCAGTGAGGGTGTCCGGTGGATGGAACGTAATGCCGTATTTATTGTGATAGTACTCATCAAGTTCTCGTTTTACCATCGAGCAG gcttatCGTTAATCCTTGGCATGATAGTAACTTTCTGTCATTGTAACCAAATAATCAGAAAACAAGTCTCACTAAAG ACTAAAAGGCAACCTTTCATTCTCATTTTCACTGCACTCTTTTTGGCTGGCAACATTTGTGTTGTGTATTACACCTTCTGGGACAAGCACCTGTATAACTG TTTGTATTTCATACCACCACTATACACACTGGACTTCATTAGCCTCCTCTGGTCCATCTGGGTGACAG atttcATTGTACGGTTTGCAACCATGGGTCTCAAAGCACTCGTGGCGGCATTCTTTGTTCGTTTCCTACCCAACAATAAGAAGAGGATCATCTACATGCTGTTAGAATACTTCTCACAATTCTACCGGAACATTATCCCTGCTCCTCTCTGGGTCCGCTACCTCTCTGATAAACAGCCATCAGGGGTTGTGTTTGCTGTCATCATCACTGCCACCTACCTCATGATAAAGGGGGTCATCATATTCTTCAGTATCAGAGACTTGTATCAAGCCATCGTCAGTCTGATTCGGTATAAG CTGTACGACAGGGTCCGTTGCAGAGACCAGCTGTTGGAGAGTGGGAACAACGTTTGCCCCATTTGTCAGGAGGACGTCTTCAAACCAGTCTACCTCAAATGCAAG CATGTGTTCTGTGAGGACTGTGTGCTGCAATGGCTGGACAGACAGAACTCTTGTCCGCTGTGTAGGGCAACTGTACCCAACCACAACCCCAAGTGGAGGGATGGATCTACCTCTACATGGCCACAACtgttctaa